A genomic region of Oleidesulfovibrio alaskensis DSM 16109 contains the following coding sequences:
- a CDS encoding LutC/YkgG family protein, whose product MSSQAREHILERLYKSAGSVAAPAPSTDWEPPVFTEKEKEERFVRLLETMKAEVVSVKKKELFTTLRRLLAEKNITRLAYGAGSKLAKQLEASWKQSKSTTGLVAVSGSAEAFRDELFSIEAGITSSLGGIADTGAIILWPDKHEPRLLSLVPPLHIVIVDKNQLFSSFSEAMAAQNWAGQMPTNALLVSGPSKTADIELILQFGVHGPKELLVLLTD is encoded by the coding sequence ATGAGTAGTCAGGCTCGTGAGCACATTCTGGAACGGCTGTACAAATCTGCCGGCAGCGTTGCGGCGCCCGCTCCGTCAACAGACTGGGAGCCGCCTGTATTCACTGAAAAAGAGAAGGAAGAACGCTTCGTCAGATTGCTTGAAACCATGAAGGCCGAGGTTGTTTCCGTCAAAAAGAAAGAACTCTTCACGACACTGCGGCGCCTGCTGGCCGAAAAAAACATCACCAGACTGGCATACGGTGCCGGCTCAAAGCTGGCAAAACAGCTGGAAGCATCATGGAAGCAGAGCAAAAGCACCACCGGACTCGTAGCGGTTTCCGGCAGTGCCGAGGCCTTCAGGGATGAACTGTTCTCTATAGAGGCGGGCATCACATCTTCTCTGGGCGGCATTGCGGATACCGGAGCCATCATACTCTGGCCGGACAAGCATGAGCCTCGTCTGCTTTCGCTTGTGCCGCCGCTGCATATTGTGATTGTCGATAAAAATCAGCTTTTTTCATCCTTTTCCGAGGCCATGGCCGCACAAAACTGGGCAGGGCAGATGCCTACCAACGCGCTGCTGGTCTCCGGCCCTTCCAAAACAGCTGACATAGAGCTGATCCTTCAGTTCGGTGTCCACGGTCCCAAGGAACTGCTTGTTCTGCTGACCGACTGA
- a CDS encoding LutB/LldF family L-lactate oxidation iron-sulfur protein: MASKKKFDFAAHIQEALNDSQLRSNFKFAMGTMIQKRKAVFADPEETAALRRTGNAIKRRCLSRLPALLEKLEKKCTENGIVVHWAETTAEANNIVLDIMKRHDATRLVKGKSMVSEEMHLNRFLEERNIEALETDLGEFIIQLNNEPPSHIIVPAIHKNRKQVAQIFHEKLKDTPYVEEVEKLNAIARKTLREKFRMGQVGLSGVNFAVAETGTLVLVENEGNGRMCTTVPPVHIALMGLEKVVEKLDDVPPLLRLLTGSATGQIITTYVNMITSPRKKGEKDGPTEVHLVILDNGRSKMLADRQLRQTLQCIRCGTCLNHCPVYTRIGGHAYGSVYPGPIGKILTPQIDGLDLKGSLATASSLCNACQEVCPVMIPIPAIIRRMRDESYGNCADSHAETIIKGHGFKKNIIESIVWKGWAAVYRLPYLNRLTTRMLGRFGHRLPKVGPLKAWTSVRTTPKFAPKSLHDLAKEEGIRDE; the protein is encoded by the coding sequence ATGGCTAGCAAAAAAAAGTTTGATTTTGCCGCGCATATTCAGGAAGCGCTCAACGACAGTCAGCTCAGAAGCAACTTTAAGTTTGCCATGGGCACCATGATACAGAAACGCAAGGCCGTGTTTGCGGATCCGGAAGAAACCGCCGCACTGCGCAGGACAGGCAATGCAATCAAGCGGCGCTGTCTTTCACGGCTGCCTGCGCTGCTGGAAAAGCTGGAAAAAAAGTGTACTGAAAACGGCATAGTGGTGCATTGGGCCGAAACAACCGCGGAAGCCAATAATATTGTGCTGGACATCATGAAACGGCATGACGCGACCCGCCTTGTCAAAGGCAAGTCCATGGTTTCCGAAGAGATGCACCTCAATCGCTTTCTGGAAGAAAGAAACATCGAAGCGCTGGAAACAGATCTGGGTGAATTCATCATCCAGCTCAACAATGAGCCGCCTTCGCACATCATTGTGCCCGCCATCCACAAAAACAGAAAACAGGTTGCCCAGATTTTCCACGAAAAGCTGAAAGACACGCCCTATGTCGAAGAAGTGGAAAAGCTGAATGCCATTGCCCGCAAGACGCTGCGGGAAAAGTTCCGGATGGGACAGGTGGGACTTTCCGGTGTCAACTTTGCCGTAGCGGAAACCGGCACACTGGTGCTGGTTGAAAACGAAGGCAACGGCCGCATGTGCACAACGGTGCCGCCTGTGCATATCGCCCTCATGGGGCTGGAAAAGGTGGTGGAAAAACTTGATGACGTGCCGCCGCTGCTGCGCCTGCTGACCGGCTCTGCAACAGGGCAGATAATCACCACGTATGTCAATATGATCACCTCGCCGCGCAAAAAAGGAGAAAAAGACGGTCCCACGGAAGTCCATCTTGTCATTCTGGATAACGGACGTTCAAAAATGCTTGCAGACAGACAACTGAGACAGACGCTGCAATGCATTCGCTGCGGCACATGCCTGAACCACTGCCCCGTGTACACCCGCATCGGCGGACACGCGTACGGTTCTGTTTATCCCGGCCCCATAGGTAAAATTCTGACTCCGCAAATTGACGGGCTGGACCTGAAAGGCAGTCTGGCAACAGCCTCTAGCCTGTGCAATGCATGTCAGGAAGTCTGCCCCGTCATGATACCCATTCCCGCTATCATCCGGCGCATGCGCGACGAAAGTTACGGGAATTGTGCCGACAGCCACGCCGAAACAATAATCAAGGGACATGGATTCAAGAAAAACATCATTGAGTCCATTGTCTGGAAAGGATGGGCCGCCGTCTACCGGTTGCCGTACCTCAATCGTCTGACAACCCGCATGCTGGGGCGCTTCGGCCACAGGCTGCCCAAAGTCGGCCCCCTGAAGGCGTGGACAAGCGTACGCACCACCCCGAAATTCGCACCCAAAAGTCTGCATGACCTTGCAAAAGAGGAGGGCATACGCGATGAGTAG
- a CDS encoding (Fe-S)-binding protein — MSLYPDKLDTVYYFGTCLVDMAYPDAGMAGIKLLQQQGVQVIFPQEQSCCGQPAYNSGFPREAMAVALKQVQAFSARDCPVVVPSGSCAGMMKTHYPELFASHPDYYDIKAFSDRIYELGDFLLNALGARYKDKGEPVKVTWHSSCHARTEMRVTEHAKALLRQLDNVELVELEHEHECCGFGGTFSIKQPELSGAMVQDKINDIVATGASRVITGDCGCMMNIAGAMEKQGIGVRAQHLAEFIWERIHG, encoded by the coding sequence ATGAGTTTATACCCCGACAAGCTTGATACTGTGTATTATTTCGGCACCTGCCTTGTGGACATGGCCTATCCCGATGCAGGCATGGCGGGCATAAAGCTGCTTCAGCAGCAGGGGGTGCAGGTTATCTTTCCGCAGGAGCAGTCCTGTTGCGGACAGCCAGCCTACAATTCCGGTTTTCCCAGAGAAGCCATGGCGGTGGCCCTCAAGCAGGTGCAGGCTTTTTCTGCCCGGGACTGTCCAGTCGTGGTTCCTTCCGGTTCCTGCGCCGGCATGATGAAAACCCACTATCCCGAACTTTTTGCCAGCCATCCTGATTACTATGATATCAAGGCGTTTTCTGACAGAATTTATGAGCTGGGAGACTTTCTGCTCAACGCATTGGGGGCCCGCTACAAAGACAAAGGGGAGCCTGTAAAAGTTACGTGGCATTCATCATGCCACGCCAGAACGGAAATGCGCGTTACAGAGCATGCAAAAGCGCTGTTGCGCCAGCTGGACAATGTGGAGCTGGTGGAACTTGAACATGAGCATGAGTGCTGCGGATTCGGCGGAACCTTTTCCATAAAGCAACCCGAACTGTCCGGTGCCATGGTGCAGGATAAAATCAACGATATCGTGGCAACAGGAGCATCACGGGTTATAACCGGCGACTGCGGCTGTATGATGAACATTGCCGGTGCCATGGAAAAACAGGGGATCGGCGTCAGAGCACAGCACCTTGCAGAATTCATATGGGAGCGTATCCATGGCTAG
- a CDS encoding SDR family oxidoreductase, whose product MRKIAFITGATSGFGTACARKFHGAGWNVVLTGRREDRLSALAEELGSRRVHTACFDVRDREAVFSAVEQLPDDFREVDVLVNNAGLALGLEPAHRCDDADWDTMVDTNIKGILHCTRAVLPGMVARKSGHVINLGSIAGNWPYPGGNVYGATKAFVQQFSRNLRCDLHGTGVRVTNIEPGLAESEFSVVRFGGDAQKAAKVYEGTTPLTPHDIAESIWWVASLPAHVNINALEIMPTCQSWSALSVHKE is encoded by the coding sequence ATGAGGAAGATAGCGTTTATTACCGGAGCGACGTCAGGATTCGGCACGGCCTGCGCCAGAAAGTTTCATGGTGCAGGTTGGAATGTGGTTTTGACCGGCCGCAGAGAGGACAGGCTTTCAGCGCTGGCTGAAGAACTGGGAAGCCGCAGGGTGCATACCGCATGCTTTGATGTGCGGGACCGTGAGGCTGTTTTTTCGGCAGTGGAACAGCTGCCCGATGATTTCCGCGAAGTCGATGTGCTGGTAAACAATGCCGGTCTGGCTCTGGGGCTTGAGCCTGCACACAGGTGCGATGATGCAGACTGGGACACCATGGTAGACACCAATATCAAAGGTATTCTGCACTGCACCAGAGCCGTTCTGCCCGGTATGGTCGCCCGTAAAAGCGGCCATGTTATCAATCTGGGGTCCATTGCCGGCAACTGGCCTTACCCCGGCGGCAATGTGTACGGGGCTACCAAAGCATTTGTACAGCAGTTTTCCAGAAACCTGCGCTGCGACCTGCACGGTACCGGAGTCCGCGTCACCAACATTGAGCCGGGGCTGGCAGAAAGCGAATTTTCCGTGGTCCGTTTCGGCGGAGATGCGCAGAAGGCAGCCAAGGTTTATGAAGGAACAACCCCTCTGACGCCTCATGACATTGCCGAAAGCATATGGTGGGTTGCTTCGTTGCCTGCACATGTTAATATCAATGCGCTGGAAATTATGCCGACCTGTCAGTCATGGTCTGCTCTTTCCGTTCACAAAGAGTAA
- a CDS encoding MarC family protein — MPDAVNLFVSTAIKFFFLLTPFFGLTMFLAMTEHMDRKQQRKIAVRCIVSVVIISMVLFHFGDIIFSLFGITLDAFRIGAGALLFLSAVNLIRGPSGTVGASAEGDISVVPLAMPIVVGPATIGTLLVMGATMHGTTTRLIGSFALVTAILALGILFFMAPALERILGRTGLSIMTKITGLILSALSAQIIFTGVRNFLM; from the coding sequence ATGCCGGATGCCGTGAACCTGTTTGTGTCCACTGCCATCAAGTTTTTCTTTCTGCTCACTCCTTTTTTCGGGCTGACCATGTTTCTGGCCATGACGGAACACATGGACAGGAAACAGCAACGGAAAATTGCCGTGCGGTGCATTGTTTCCGTAGTAATCATTTCAATGGTTCTTTTTCATTTCGGTGATATCATTTTTTCTCTGTTCGGCATCACGCTTGATGCTTTCAGAATCGGCGCCGGAGCCCTGCTTTTTCTTTCCGCGGTCAATCTTATCCGTGGTCCCAGCGGGACTGTGGGAGCCAGTGCAGAAGGTGATATCAGCGTTGTGCCCCTTGCCATGCCCATAGTGGTCGGTCCGGCGACCATAGGTACCCTGTTGGTGATGGGAGCAACCATGCACGGCACCACAACGCGTCTTATAGGCAGTTTTGCGCTGGTTACGGCCATTCTGGCACTGGGCATTCTTTTTTTTATGGCTCCGGCTCTTGAACGCATTCTCGGGCGCACCGGACTTTCCATCATGACCAAAATAACCGGACTGATCCTCTCTGCTCTTTCCGCCCAGATAATTTTTACCGGGGTACGGAATTTTCTTATGTAG
- a CDS encoding esterase/lipase family protein, whose product MFSLLLLLLGLLAGLALLVGMASYLLYSYEVASTSRGASARRPPIPRAIVRGIAMSMTGQILVTLTYPLGLWERLWFSPAGGHSVTDDNPPMLLVHGLYHNASAWMAYRKWLREAGFTNVYAFSYSSWRTDFDTLVLELDDRIAKLEKAFPGTAPVLVGHSLGGLIIRGWIKRFGGCRRVRAVLTLGTPHQGSKLARLGFGRLCRSLAFRGPLVRALEKDEPAVRVPAVALYSGIDNMVLPVEGLKPRATGWRLHEVHPVSHIFMLYSKKTFDEFHCRLKETLAGGCPVTPQTGRAGDTV is encoded by the coding sequence ATGTTTTCTCTGTTGCTACTGTTACTCGGCCTGCTGGCCGGACTGGCTCTGCTGGTAGGCATGGCCTCGTATCTGTTGTATTCTTACGAGGTGGCCAGCACCTCGCGCGGGGCTTCCGCGCGCCGCCCCCCCATTCCCCGGGCCATAGTCCGCGGCATTGCCATGAGCATGACCGGACAGATTCTGGTGACACTTACCTATCCGCTCGGATTGTGGGAACGGTTGTGGTTTTCTCCTGCCGGCGGACATTCCGTGACAGATGACAATCCTCCCATGCTGCTTGTGCATGGTCTGTACCACAATGCTTCAGCCTGGATGGCCTACCGCAAATGGTTGCGCGAGGCAGGGTTCACCAACGTTTATGCTTTTTCCTACTCAAGCTGGCGTACTGACTTTGATACGCTTGTGCTCGAACTTGATGACCGCATTGCAAAGCTTGAAAAGGCTTTTCCCGGCACGGCACCGGTGCTTGTGGGACATTCGCTGGGCGGGCTGATCATCAGAGGGTGGATTAAGCGGTTCGGCGGGTGCCGCAGGGTGCGGGCTGTGCTGACATTGGGCACTCCCCATCAGGGCAGCAAACTCGCCCGTCTGGGGTTCGGGCGTCTGTGCCGCAGTCTGGCGTTCAGAGGCCCCCTTGTACGCGCTCTGGAAAAGGACGAACCTGCTGTAAGAGTTCCGGCTGTGGCACTGTATTCCGGAATCGACAACATGGTGCTGCCCGTAGAGGGGCTGAAACCGCGCGCGACGGGATGGCGCCTGCATGAGGTGCATCCGGTGAGCCACATTTTCATGCTCTACAGTAAAAAAACGTTCGATGAATTTCACTGCAGGCTGAAAGAGACTCTTGCGGGAGGCTGTCCGGTTACTCCGCAGACTGGCCGTGCCGGTGATACAGTCTGA
- a CDS encoding glycosyltransferase has protein sequence MTASSGILMHSMLCRRGGAARVATLLHNELCAPEMPYRVVRSTEYDDSDPLLPEEGQCQCITTAPARSLFSEPCDVLHLHSTCDWQRLLSDAQRFPQVVITLHDASLLTGGCPFPLACSGWKDGCSDPCPRGYPYAAARQAALREALEKLCAVSAVQMVSPSLWLKKMAGQAVSGIPCHVIPNGVEDTFFTEGKNAARKRLGIAAAARVILMLAHGGQQAAYKAGEQWEGLWRSVRSRRDIICIMAGGDSCRTEERLLVLPYLDRRHLSLVLTAADLLVYPTLADNHPLVVLEAFSAGTPVVAFAEGGVPEQIDRKTGRLVQPGNWPAMTEQIMHLTADRTGLKKMGEAARTCWLNRFTARRMAQDYVRLYHRHGQSAE, from the coding sequence ATGACAGCCTCGTCCGGCATTCTGATGCACAGCATGCTGTGCAGGCGCGGCGGTGCGGCACGAGTGGCCACCCTGCTGCACAACGAACTTTGTGCACCGGAAATGCCATACCGCGTTGTCCGCAGCACAGAATACGACGACAGTGACCCGCTCCTGCCTGAAGAGGGGCAATGTCAGTGCATAACAACAGCACCTGCCCGGAGCTTATTCTCTGAGCCCTGTGACGTTCTGCACCTGCACAGCACCTGCGACTGGCAGCGTCTGCTGAGCGATGCCCAGCGCTTCCCGCAGGTGGTCATCACGCTGCACGACGCATCGCTTCTCACCGGCGGCTGTCCTTTTCCGCTGGCGTGCAGTGGCTGGAAGGACGGGTGTTCTGACCCTTGCCCGCGCGGCTACCCGTATGCCGCAGCACGGCAGGCCGCTCTCAGGGAGGCGCTGGAAAAGCTCTGTGCCGTGTCAGCCGTTCAGATGGTATCTCCCAGCCTGTGGCTGAAAAAAATGGCCGGACAGGCAGTTTCGGGCATACCCTGCCATGTGATACCCAACGGTGTTGAAGATACATTTTTTACGGAAGGAAAGAATGCAGCCCGGAAACGTCTGGGCATTGCTGCAGCAGCCAGAGTCATACTCATGCTTGCCCACGGAGGGCAGCAGGCGGCATACAAGGCGGGTGAACAATGGGAAGGATTATGGCGGAGCGTGCGCAGCAGGCGCGACATCATATGCATAATGGCGGGCGGTGACAGCTGCCGGACAGAAGAACGTCTGCTGGTACTGCCGTATCTTGACCGCCGGCACCTGTCGCTGGTGCTCACGGCCGCCGACCTGCTGGTGTACCCAACACTGGCGGACAATCATCCTCTGGTGGTTCTTGAAGCTTTTTCAGCAGGTACCCCTGTTGTGGCCTTTGCCGAGGGGGGCGTACCGGAACAGATCGACCGCAAGACAGGCAGGCTTGTTCAACCCGGAAACTGGCCCGCCATGACAGAACAGATTATGCACCTGACGGCAGACCGGACCGGACTGAAAAAAATGGGAGAGGCTGCAAGAACCTGCTGGCTGAACCGCTTTACTGCGCGGCGTATGGCACAGGACTATGTCAGACTGTATCACCGGCACGGCCAGTCTGCGGAGTAA
- a CDS encoding glycosyltransferase family 4 protein, translating into MHSTPCRKRIWGSLHPFVEHGDIMGRSVANTQFLKELFQQNPYDEYHFFLQNESQCRQLVRWIQLALPDFSAEDRVRVTTRPQLPDALKTTVYHCFHLSDCIEDTASLARVRNLHGCNIFPITGPTHSLSYAWYPSAFLGHMWQGTCARDAVIATSRAAKCAVENIYASLRQAYGLDERYRAPAVALIPLGAHLPEKKDSCGTRDTARKELGLHGESRVVLITGRVSHYSKMDLLPVLRAFQRLFAAGHAPGSITLIVAGWTEQGDTTPDVLSGLASAMRLQLRFFHRPDDQVRDALYRAADIFLSPSDNVQESFGLTVLEAAAAGLPVIASDWNGYRDLVEHEKTGLLVPTLGPADTRAADTAARVVYDNHYHLQLAQQTAVDVPALTAALDLLLTFPEKAKTMGAAGRKRVLEQFTWHSVVRRHIALWDSLAATAVDEQALRAIRHPQQMDYAAIFAGHPTDRLHGGLMLQWSRAGQAVYRGADHPVIYAGVDDRIPRNALHRMLFAARSPVCAANIEAVLVQHCGMTAEDACFLLLWALKQDLLERV; encoded by the coding sequence ATGCACAGTACACCTTGCCGCAAGCGCATATGGGGCAGCCTGCACCCCTTCGTCGAGCATGGCGATATCATGGGACGCAGTGTGGCCAACACGCAGTTTCTCAAAGAACTTTTTCAGCAGAATCCGTATGATGAGTATCATTTCTTTCTGCAGAACGAATCCCAGTGCCGTCAGCTTGTCCGGTGGATACAGCTTGCGCTGCCCGATTTTTCCGCGGAGGACCGCGTGCGCGTCACCACCAGACCTCAGCTGCCGGACGCGTTAAAAACAACGGTTTATCACTGTTTTCATCTTTCAGACTGCATAGAAGACACGGCAAGTCTTGCCAGAGTCCGCAACCTGCACGGCTGCAATATTTTCCCCATAACCGGCCCCACCCATTCACTGAGCTATGCATGGTATCCTTCGGCATTTCTCGGTCACATGTGGCAGGGCACCTGTGCGCGTGATGCGGTTATTGCCACATCACGCGCGGCTAAATGCGCGGTGGAAAATATATATGCCTCGCTGCGGCAGGCATACGGTCTTGATGAACGCTACAGGGCGCCTGCGGTGGCACTCATTCCGCTTGGCGCACATCTGCCGGAAAAAAAAGACAGCTGCGGGACACGTGACACAGCAAGAAAAGAGCTGGGGCTTCATGGTGAATCGCGGGTAGTTCTGATCACAGGCAGGGTGTCACACTATTCAAAAATGGACCTGCTGCCGGTATTGCGCGCTTTTCAGAGGCTGTTTGCCGCGGGGCACGCCCCCGGCTCGATCACGCTTATCGTTGCAGGCTGGACAGAGCAGGGCGACACCACACCGGATGTACTGTCCGGACTGGCAAGTGCCATGAGGCTGCAGCTCCGCTTTTTCCACCGCCCGGATGATCAGGTGCGCGATGCGCTGTATCGCGCGGCTGACATTTTTCTGTCTCCATCAGACAATGTGCAGGAGTCGTTCGGACTGACGGTACTGGAAGCCGCTGCAGCCGGACTGCCCGTTATCGCTTCGGACTGGAACGGCTACCGCGACCTGGTGGAACACGAAAAGACAGGGCTGCTTGTTCCCACCCTTGGACCGGCAGACACCCGTGCCGCTGATACCGCAGCCCGTGTGGTGTACGACAATCACTACCACCTGCAGCTGGCTCAGCAGACAGCGGTGGATGTTCCTGCGCTGACCGCGGCTCTCGACCTGCTGCTCACGTTTCCGGAAAAAGCAAAAACCATGGGCGCTGCAGGACGTAAGCGTGTGCTTGAACAGTTCACATGGCACAGCGTGGTACGGCGTCACATAGCCCTGTGGGATTCGCTGGCCGCCACCGCGGTTGATGAACAGGCGCTCCGCGCAATCCGTCATCCGCAACAGATGGATTACGCCGCCATTTTTGCGGGTCACCCCACAGACCGCCTGCACGGCGGGTTGATGCTGCAGTGGAGCAGGGCGGGGCAGGCCGTATACAGAGGTGCGGACCATCCCGTCATATATGCCGGGGTGGACGACAGAATCCCGCGCAATGCTCTGCACCGGATGCTTTTTGCCGCCCGCAGTCCTGTCTGTGCGGCCAATATTGAAGCCGTGCTGGTGCAGCATTGCGGCATGACTGCCGAAGATGCCTGTTTCCTGCTTCTCTGGGCCCTGAAACAGGATTTGCTGGAGCGGGTATGA
- a CDS encoding sensor domain-containing diguanylate cyclase: MKRKNPLVMWGIALETEAAAFLEQAACSGCVLHNWDGRMPDNSALESDEPVLVWVSQRGWDAVSALPDEEMQFLHLVPRVLLLQQDVSPEYVERALDAGFTDILKAPFSEPRVREVFLRAAEMQNLYDDIIRMTREICLEREVLARKNDILEFIVTFLSRATESLDPVEILSNAREDLSMLLPLRALHAALWHPQQKDSLEAEVFLGVGEHTQAGLEWSQMLLKAAAKLSGVPVSGYTVEQLGQGGAEDAPAPGKVILLPLKMRDETLGCLALLTEDDCQLGKDQVQVLHSAMRHLALAVKNALLFREMRLQADHDGLTQLHNRRHFDTRLREELDRHGRYSMPLTLMMLDIDYFKQINDRFGHQAGDAVLRELASVLRETIRTTDYCARYGGEEFVAILPHTDEQQARVLAERLRKNIESRVFRHHGKTIQATVSIGLTGFKPGALTPRDELVREADAALYLAKANGRNVVCTFAGSCNEKVKKAQ; encoded by the coding sequence GTGAAGCGTAAGAATCCGCTTGTCATGTGGGGCATAGCTCTTGAAACAGAAGCGGCAGCCTTTCTGGAACAGGCAGCCTGTAGCGGATGCGTGCTGCATAACTGGGATGGGCGTATGCCTGATAACAGTGCGCTGGAATCCGATGAACCGGTTCTGGTCTGGGTTTCACAGCGGGGATGGGATGCTGTGTCTGCTCTGCCGGACGAAGAAATGCAGTTTCTGCATCTTGTTCCCAGAGTTCTGTTGTTGCAGCAGGATGTTTCGCCGGAGTATGTGGAACGGGCGCTTGATGCCGGTTTCACCGACATTCTGAAGGCTCCTTTTTCTGAACCCAGAGTACGCGAAGTTTTTCTGCGTGCGGCGGAAATGCAGAACCTGTACGACGATATCATCCGTATGACCCGCGAGATATGCCTTGAACGTGAGGTGCTCGCACGAAAGAATGATATTCTGGAGTTTATCGTCACCTTTTTGTCCCGTGCCACAGAAAGTCTTGATCCTGTGGAAATTCTGAGCAACGCCCGGGAAGATTTGAGCATGCTGCTGCCGCTGCGCGCGCTGCATGCCGCTTTGTGGCATCCGCAGCAGAAAGACTCCCTTGAAGCGGAAGTGTTTCTGGGGGTGGGCGAGCACACGCAGGCCGGTCTTGAGTGGAGTCAGATGCTGCTTAAGGCGGCGGCAAAGCTGAGCGGCGTGCCTGTTTCGGGCTACACGGTGGAGCAGCTTGGACAGGGAGGGGCGGAAGATGCTCCCGCACCGGGAAAAGTCATTCTGCTGCCTTTGAAAATGAGGGATGAGACGCTGGGCTGTCTTGCTCTGCTTACAGAGGATGACTGCCAGCTTGGCAAAGATCAGGTTCAGGTGCTGCATTCTGCCATGCGCCATCTGGCACTGGCGGTAAAAAACGCCCTGCTTTTCCGTGAAATGCGTTTGCAGGCTGACCACGACGGGCTGACCCAGCTGCACAACAGACGTCATTTCGATACACGGCTGCGTGAGGAACTGGACAGGCACGGTCGCTACAGCATGCCGCTTACCCTGATGATGCTGGATATCGACTATTTTAAGCAGATCAATGACCGTTTTGGCCATCAGGCTGGCGATGCCGTTTTGCGGGAACTTGCCAGTGTGCTGCGTGAAACCATCAGAACCACGGATTACTGCGCACGGTATGGCGGTGAAGAGTTTGTGGCCATATTGCCTCATACCGATGAACAGCAGGCACGCGTGCTGGCGGAACGGTTGAGAAAAAATATAGAAAGCAGAGTGTTCCGTCACCATGGAAAAACAATACAGGCGACAGTGAGCATAGGGCTGACAGGCTTCAAGCCGGGTGCGCTTACTCCGCGTGACGAACTGGTGCGCGAAGCCGACGCGGCGTTGTATCTGGCCAAGGCCAACGGCAGAAATGTTGTGTGCACTTTTGCAGGCAGCTGCAATGAAAAGGTAAAAAAGGCCCAGTAA
- a CDS encoding queuosine precursor transporter: MNELLWIGFAFLDLTLTLLLYRFFGRAGIYGVIVFNLLLCNIQVLKTVTLFGLTTTLGNILYAGVFLATDMLSEFYGRKEAQRGVLLGFTVVVLATLYMQIALLFSPAEGDFAQPHLSAIFGLLPRLAIASICAYLISQMHDVWAFEFWKKKTQGRFLWLRNNASTLVSQLLDSAVFCLIAFWGVFPVPVLLEIMFTTYLFKGVVALLDTPFMYIARKVHAGNPDSRW, encoded by the coding sequence TTGAACGAATTACTTTGGATCGGGTTTGCTTTTCTTGATCTTACGCTGACGCTGCTGCTCTACCGTTTTTTCGGCAGAGCCGGCATCTACGGCGTCATTGTTTTTAACCTGCTGCTCTGCAATATTCAGGTGCTGAAGACCGTTACGCTTTTCGGGCTGACAACCACGCTGGGCAACATTCTGTATGCCGGTGTTTTTCTGGCAACAGACATGCTGAGCGAGTTTTACGGCCGCAAGGAAGCACAGCGGGGGGTTCTGCTGGGATTCACTGTTGTTGTGCTGGCCACGCTGTATATGCAGATAGCGTTACTTTTCTCGCCCGCCGAGGGCGATTTTGCCCAGCCCCATCTTTCAGCCATTTTCGGGCTTCTTCCGCGGCTGGCCATAGCCAGCATCTGCGCGTATCTGATTTCACAGATGCACGATGTGTGGGCCTTTGAATTCTGGAAAAAGAAAACTCAGGGCCGTTTTCTGTGGCTGAGAAACAATGCAAGTACTCTTGTAAGTCAGCTTCTTGATTCCGCCGTTTTCTGCCTTATTGCTTTCTGGGGCGTGTTTCCTGTTCCGGTACTGCTTGAGATCATGTTTACCACATACCTTTTCAAGGGTGTTGTGGCGTTGCTGGACACGCCTTTCATGTATATTGCCCGCAAAGTGCATGCGGGGAACCCCGACTCACGCTGGTAA